A genomic region of Lytechinus pictus isolate F3 Inbred chromosome 2, Lp3.0, whole genome shotgun sequence contains the following coding sequences:
- the LOC129277066 gene encoding transmembrane protein 143-like — protein sequence MVMRDLRGMRKRRERDQKFQARPLQQHCYCSSAAPQTSTSTPSASSSSPKSSSPSQSSTQPSSSSQSSSSVSSSTSSTTATSTPTTAVTPSSDPAQDKAVTKATSMNPVLDVGPNDEDGFRERFIPLSRRSLIRELMQEDDFLTDAERRRFEEFAIAMDNAISKQYHGVLAELKQLFDPVNPDKDTIANRLLGKREKEDSEFWLMQKLQALMESANFHELPSHVVKKALDEHMAGEGVNVSVNPKNYQTLRFWALGKELPADTTPWYKRLSKSAFYKASKRSPPAPVHFYKRIVVAVKPKGQDKLMLKMFKEIPTGAIEQLLPDGKIKMSGFDQGLLMAMASIGSLSLLMKAVTFLADIQLQWTLIAATAAGIFGLRGWNSYKNRRTRYMMQLSKTLYFKNVANNRGLLALVVDRAQDESFKECLLAYTFLLTNRPDTVREAANRDPTSLPPLLGGISGSALDKTIEQWVQERTGTTISFNSKTARAILEDFGILYADQNDDLVVLPLDAAVLGLPRQPASMATRTEEVELEEGYDKIFSEEEKTYKKEEKLQRRHGWS from the exons ATGGTTATGAGAGATTTAAGGggaatgagaaagaggagggaaagagat CAGAAGTTTCAGGCCCGGCCTCTGCAGCAGCACTGCTACTGCTCTTCAGCTGCTCCTCAAACAAGCACATCCACACCATCTgcttcatcatcgtcaccaaaatcttcatcaccatcacaatcatctaCCCAGCCATCATCGTCATCTCAGTCATCATCATCGGTTTCATCATCCACCTCCAGCACGACAGCTACCAGCACCCCCACTACAGCAGTAACCCCGTCATCGGACCCCGCCCAAGATAAGGCTGTGACCAAGGCAACGAGTATGAACCCCGTCCTGGATGTTGGCCCTAATGACGAGGATGGCTTCCGGGAGAGATTCATCCCTCTCTCCAGACGATCTCTCATCAGGGAACTAATGCAGGAGGATGACTTTCTTACCGACGCCGAGAGGAGACGGTTTGAGGAGTTTGCCATCGCCATGGACAATGCCATCAGCAAACAGTACCATGGTGTCTTAGCAGAACTAAAG CAACTGTTTGATCCTGTAAACCCAGATAAGGACACCATAGCTAACCGATTACTTGGGAAACGGGAGAAAGAGGACAGTGAGTTCTGGTTGATGCAGAAACTCCAGGCTCTGATGGAGAGTGCCAACTTCCATGAGCTTCCAAGCCATGTTGTGAAGAAGGCTCTTGATGAACATATGGCAGGAGAAGGGGTTAAT gTTAGCGTGAATCCAAAGAACTATCAGACCCTTAGATTCTGGGCTCTAGGCAAGGAACTACCTGCGGACACCACTCCCTGGTACAAACGTCTGTCAAAGTCGGCCTTCTACAAGGCATCCAAGAGGTCACCGCCTGCTCCTGTCCACTTCTACAAGCGCATTGTTGTCGCTGTCAAACCAAAGGGCCAAGACAAGCTCATGCTAAAGATGTTTAAAGAGATACCCACAGGAGCGATAGAGCAGTTGCTTCCTGATGGCAAGATAAAGATGAGTGGGTTTGATCAAGGTCTCCTGATGGCTATGGCATCCATCGGTTCCCTCAGCTTACTGATGAAAGCTGTTACATTTCTAGCTGACATCCAGCTTCAATGGACACTTATCGCTGCCACAGCAGCCGGTATCTTTGGACTTCGTGGGTGGAACAGTTACAAGAATCGACGTACTAGATATATGATGCAGCTATCCAAGACTCTTTATTTTAAGAACGTTGCCAACAATAGAGGGCTCCTTGCGTTGGTCGTTGACAGGGCGCAGGATGAGAGCTTCAAGGAGTGTCTGTTGGCTTATACCTTCCTGCTCACAAACAGACCTGACACAGTGAGGGAAGCAGCAAACAGAGATCCAACAAGTCTTCCTCCACTATTAG GTGGTATATCTGGTTCAGCCCTTGATAAGACCATTGAACAATGGGTCCAGGAAAGAACAGGTACCACCATCAGCTTCAACTCCAAGACTGCCCGCGCAATCCTGGAGGACTTTGGTATCCTCTACGCCGATCAGAATGACGACCTTGTTGTCCTCCCTCTGGATGCTGCTGTCTTGGGTCTCCCACGTCAACCAGCTTCCATGGCAACGAGAACAGAAGAAGTGGAGCTTGAGGAGGGGTACGACAAGATCTTCAGTGAGGAGGAGAAGACCtacaagaaagaagaaaaattacaaaggaGACATGGGTGGTCATAG
- the LOC129253907 gene encoding tartrate-resistant acid phosphatase type 5-like yields MKLLLYTCMLQVCAVFAISRFAASPGNKPKFQTVANNYTFLVLADWGGIPIWPYFSPFQWAVANQMSNTASDHIAKFILALGDNFYEKGVTSVDDPRFNETYEDVFQWPSMQIPWYVVGGNHDHYGNISAQVAYTKVSQRWMFPDYYHSHTFEIPNFNRRLAIILVDTVILCGNTHDKTTGSDLPGPSSTTAAEEQWDWLEKQLEASKSADYLIVGGHFPVWSIAEHGPTKILVDRLLPLLEKYNVTAYFCGHDHNLQHIKQDNSTVEYFVIGSADIVEPSRRHADSIPPSWLKFMDDNVASLGGFARVTITNDNMFLTFMTGLYGKDVYTVKMNPRPKSLD; encoded by the coding sequence ATGAAGCTTcttctgtatacatgtatgctgcAGGTGTGTGCAGTTTTTGCGATTAGCAGGTTTGCTGCTTCTCCAGGGAATAAGCCAAAGTTCCAgacagtagcaaacaattacACGTTTCTGGTCCTAGCCGACTGGGGTGGCATTCCAATATGGCCGTACTTCAGCCCTTTTCAGTGGGCTGTTGCAAATCAGATGTCCAATACCGCTTCGGATCACATTGCCAAGTTTATTCTCGCTCTTGGAGACAATTTCTATGAGAAAGGGGTGACTAGTGTGGACGATCCACGGTTTAACGAGACCTATGAGGATGTCTTCCAGTGGCCTTCGATGCAGATTCCCTGGTATGTGGTTGGAGGAAACCATGATCACTATGGAAATATATCTGCACAGGTGGCTTACACTAAGGTGTCTCAGAGATGGATGTTTCCTGATTACTACCACAGTCACACCTTTGAGATTCCCAACTTCAACAGGAGGTTAGCCATCATCCTTGTGGATACTGTTATTCTGTGTGGGAACACCCACGACAAGACAACAGGATCTGACCTTCCAGGACCTTCTAGTACCACAGCTGCAGAGGAACAATGGGATTGGCTTGAGAAGCAATTAGAAGCTTCCAAGTCTGCTGACTACCTCATCGTTGGTGGACACTTCCCGGTCTGGTCCATTGCAGAACATGGACCAACCAAGATTCTTGTTGACAGGTTGCTCCCTCTTCTTGAAAAGTACAATGTCACTGCCTACTTCTGTGGACATGACCATAATCTCCAGCACATCAAGCAGGATAACTCCACTGTAGAGTACTTTGTAATAGGATCGGCGGATATAGTTGAGCCATCTCGCAGGCATGCAGATTCCATCCCTCCTTCATGGCTCAAGTTTATGGATGATAACGTCGCAAGTTTAGGGGGGTTTGCTCGGGTGACTATCACCAATGACAACATGTTTCTGACTTTTATGACAGGACTTTATGGTAAAGATGTCTACACTGTCAAAATGAACCCTCGTCCAAAGAGTTTGGACTGA